A stretch of Leucobacter aridicollis DNA encodes these proteins:
- a CDS encoding gamma-glutamyltransferase family protein, translated as MTERMSTQLGALATPHSDATDIGSAILAAGGNAIDAAVAAAIALCVVYPNNVALGSDLVALVRDPNGNITEVNATGGAGSGTTTDELRERHGAQLPMYGVDTINVPGAIRGLEALAAQGAKLPWRDLVTPSVRLARDGIPMSSSVAKGITLLKDTLQADSGCATVFFANGQPIEQGQLFRQPALANTLEALAKNGPDEFYTGEVGAAWLAGIRALGSGITAADLAQYRPAICSPLHADVWGHRVYTSGPNTQGFALLRALSRVQSESSDASAAIDRARLAEQFLVTNAVRDQYLGDPRFGAASGATLMKVEAPTVVTSEYKGRPMGDTVGIAVASADGYAVSLIQSVYFQFGAAILEPRTGILFQNRGTSFSLNPETTNCHAPGKRPAHTLMPVLATQDGHLKYVFATMGGQGQPQIHAQIFASMVEGAHPADAVARARWLVGRQTPADVPTTFTAEAAVHKAILKEVALAGLQVKRLEGLSDVVGHANIVTVSETGSFSAASDPRSDGSHAVVAAPPNRARTAS; from the coding sequence GTGACTGAGCGAATGTCAACACAACTTGGGGCGCTTGCGACCCCCCATTCTGATGCGACCGACATCGGTTCGGCCATTCTCGCAGCCGGTGGGAACGCGATCGATGCCGCTGTCGCCGCAGCGATCGCTTTGTGCGTCGTATACCCCAACAATGTGGCCCTCGGAAGCGACCTTGTAGCCCTCGTGCGAGACCCAAACGGCAACATCACCGAGGTGAACGCGACCGGCGGAGCGGGGAGCGGAACAACCACCGACGAGCTGCGCGAGCGGCATGGCGCACAGCTGCCGATGTATGGGGTGGACACGATCAACGTCCCAGGTGCGATTCGCGGCCTTGAGGCACTCGCTGCCCAGGGGGCGAAGCTCCCGTGGCGCGATCTAGTCACTCCGTCGGTGAGACTTGCTCGCGACGGAATCCCGATGTCGAGCTCCGTGGCCAAAGGCATTACGCTGCTGAAAGATACTCTGCAAGCTGATTCAGGGTGTGCAACCGTCTTCTTCGCTAACGGCCAACCCATCGAACAGGGTCAGCTGTTCAGGCAACCAGCTCTCGCGAACACGCTCGAGGCCCTCGCCAAGAACGGGCCCGACGAGTTCTACACAGGGGAAGTGGGAGCGGCCTGGCTCGCCGGGATCCGCGCTCTGGGATCCGGCATCACTGCAGCAGACCTTGCACAGTACCGCCCGGCGATTTGTTCTCCCCTGCACGCGGACGTGTGGGGGCACCGCGTGTACACGAGCGGCCCAAACACGCAGGGCTTCGCGTTGCTGCGCGCGCTCTCCCGGGTACAGTCAGAATCCTCTGACGCTTCGGCGGCCATTGACCGCGCCCGCCTCGCCGAGCAGTTTCTAGTGACGAACGCGGTGCGCGATCAATATCTCGGCGACCCGAGGTTCGGGGCCGCCAGCGGAGCTACCCTCATGAAGGTGGAGGCTCCCACCGTCGTCACGTCGGAGTACAAGGGTCGCCCCATGGGTGACACCGTTGGCATCGCCGTGGCCAGCGCCGATGGCTATGCGGTATCTCTCATTCAGTCCGTATACTTCCAATTCGGCGCCGCGATTTTGGAGCCACGCACGGGTATCTTGTTCCAGAATCGTGGCACATCGTTCTCCCTCAACCCAGAAACAACCAACTGCCATGCCCCCGGGAAACGTCCAGCTCACACGCTCATGCCAGTCTTGGCAACGCAAGATGGGCACCTGAAGTACGTGTTCGCGACCATGGGTGGGCAGGGGCAGCCTCAGATTCACGCCCAAATCTTTGCTTCAATGGTCGAGGGCGCGCACCCCGCCGATGCAGTCGCACGAGCCAGATGGCTCGTAGGGCGGCAAACGCCGGCCGACGTGCCGACGACATTTACAGCGGAGGCTGCGGTACACAAAGCGATCCTCAAAGAGGTCGCCTTGGCTGGGCTCCAGGTGAAGCGTCTGGAAGGTCTCTCCGACGTAGTCGGCCACGCGAACATAGTCACCGTCTCCGAGACGGGTTCCTTTTCGGCAGCAAGCGACCCTCGATCGGACGGCTCTCACGCGGTTGTTGCTGCACCGCCCAATCGCGCTCGAACGGCAAGTTAA
- a CDS encoding SDR family NAD(P)-dependent oxidoreductase → MPGRSTLVFGGTGSIGRAVCRALDATGYGVIIADLPDAIARQEDLPRNWRTVACDVTDRASVEAALEKVCNEVDAVVYASGVNYTGPVATTDWSAYERLQRVNLQGAFHVGAAAERILAPGAYVFLSSVAGLSGEAGGSVYCSTKFGLIGFVESFAAEIAERGARANSVCPGNVDSPLLASLAADVAARERVSTEEILHRFAAESAFNRLITVDEVAAVVSFLISPQSSGVSGQAIIVDGP, encoded by the coding sequence ATGCCGGGCAGGAGCACGCTGGTCTTCGGCGGAACGGGCTCGATCGGCCGTGCGGTCTGTCGCGCCCTCGATGCCACAGGGTACGGGGTGATCATTGCCGATCTGCCCGATGCGATTGCGCGCCAGGAGGACCTGCCACGCAACTGGCGCACGGTTGCGTGCGATGTGACCGATCGCGCGAGCGTCGAGGCCGCGCTCGAGAAGGTTTGCAACGAGGTCGACGCTGTAGTCTATGCCTCGGGTGTGAACTACACCGGCCCGGTGGCCACCACCGACTGGAGCGCGTATGAGCGGCTGCAGCGGGTCAATCTCCAGGGCGCGTTTCACGTCGGCGCGGCTGCCGAGCGGATCCTGGCCCCCGGCGCATACGTGTTCCTCTCCTCAGTCGCGGGGCTCTCGGGCGAGGCCGGTGGTTCGGTCTACTGCTCGACCAAGTTCGGACTGATCGGGTTCGTCGAGTCATTCGCTGCGGAGATTGCGGAGCGCGGAGCCAGGGCGAATTCGGTGTGCCCCGGAAACGTCGATTCACCGCTCCTCGCGTCGCTCGCAGCCGACGTCGCCGCCCGCGAGCGAGTCAGCACGGAGGAGATCCTGCATCGGTTCGCGGCAGAGTCTGCCTTTAACAGGCTCATCACGGTCGATGAGGTTGCGGCAGTCGTGAGTTTCCTCATCTCTCCGCAGTCAAGCGGAGTCAGCGGGCAGGCCATCATCGTTGATGGCCCTTAG
- a CDS encoding pyrimidine/purine nucleoside phosphorylase, giving the protein MIGQNEYYEGQVRSLEFKNAQGNFTVGVMEPGEWTFEAPILEWMRLVRGSWDVQQPAGQGEWTTYTEGEEFEVPGGTDFTVRVTDTVAYLCPYTGEFLGHLSA; this is encoded by the coding sequence ATGATCGGTCAGAACGAGTACTACGAAGGTCAGGTACGGAGCCTCGAGTTCAAGAATGCGCAGGGCAACTTCACCGTCGGAGTGATGGAGCCGGGCGAATGGACTTTTGAGGCGCCTATCCTTGAGTGGATGCGTCTCGTGCGCGGAAGCTGGGACGTGCAACAGCCCGCGGGGCAAGGCGAGTGGACCACCTACACCGAGGGTGAGGAGTTTGAGGTGCCTGGAGGCACGGACTTCACGGTTCGCGTCACGGATACCGTCGCTTACCTGTGCCCGTATACGGGGGAGTTTCTGGGGCATCTCTCTGCATAG
- a CDS encoding PucR family transcriptional regulator, which yields MTRVSKRSPRAPLPSVAQVLQFDSLVAADPVVVAGAVGLSQPVRWVHISEITDIAGLLRGHEMVLTTGIALPDAPGALASYIEELALAEVSALVVGLGPRFELSLPLEMLQAADDRGMPVVVLRRHTAFVSITEDVHTRLAESQLHELQLSEQIHETLSAMLAHGSSANEILAEVSRLSDRPVVLESLSHELFEVSPGRRTKQDVVSEWSEHTKRHRSMRRTDFDPRTGWLVATVGIRGDDWGRLILMSAADETFPRGVDQDPLSSVRKTLVALLERSAATLALGRIVERDRGIVHETTHLDIIEDLLRGGSSAEQGVEVAEAMGLPVRTAVLVALHISVQVGATGAAAEQFDLLHRASAAVRSYFSQHNIPFLCARERPGTVLLLVMCDAQTDSSSIAAIATSVLAARGTEQVLVAWAGPDRGAPGATRVLNEAVETAQHARTLELHESPVQRQNLGLEGLLLAVSEGDRLPQYVEDMLGTLRRYEAEHRVDLITPLRNYLFAGRNKSLAAKRSFVSRPWIYEQLERVESVLGASLDDEDTCLRLQVAVLAHDLLTKVSGQTAPGPGTPTRHHAAHEQNTR from the coding sequence ATGACTCGTGTGTCGAAGAGGAGCCCTAGGGCTCCACTCCCGAGCGTTGCTCAGGTGCTCCAATTCGATTCATTGGTGGCCGCTGACCCGGTCGTCGTAGCCGGGGCGGTGGGTCTCTCCCAGCCTGTACGCTGGGTGCACATCAGCGAGATTACCGACATCGCCGGCCTCCTCAGAGGCCACGAAATGGTGCTCACCACCGGCATTGCGCTCCCGGATGCGCCGGGTGCGCTCGCCAGCTACATCGAGGAGCTCGCTCTGGCAGAAGTCTCAGCCCTCGTGGTCGGGCTGGGACCGAGGTTCGAGCTGTCACTCCCGCTCGAGATGCTGCAGGCGGCCGATGACCGGGGCATGCCTGTAGTGGTACTGCGCAGGCACACCGCGTTCGTCAGCATCACCGAGGACGTGCACACGCGCCTGGCGGAGAGCCAGTTGCATGAGCTGCAACTGTCAGAGCAGATTCATGAAACCCTCAGCGCGATGCTCGCGCACGGCAGCTCGGCTAACGAGATCCTCGCCGAGGTCTCGCGCCTCTCTGATCGCCCGGTGGTGCTCGAGAGTCTCAGCCACGAACTGTTTGAGGTGTCGCCGGGTCGCCGAACGAAGCAGGACGTGGTGTCCGAGTGGTCGGAGCACACGAAGCGCCACCGGTCGATGCGACGCACTGATTTTGACCCACGCACGGGGTGGCTCGTTGCCACGGTGGGGATCCGAGGCGATGACTGGGGCCGGCTCATTCTGATGTCGGCCGCCGACGAGACCTTCCCGAGGGGCGTTGACCAGGACCCGCTGAGTTCCGTGAGGAAAACCCTCGTGGCCCTGCTCGAACGTTCGGCAGCGACTCTTGCACTCGGCAGGATCGTCGAGCGCGACCGCGGGATCGTGCACGAGACAACGCACCTCGACATCATCGAGGACCTGCTACGCGGGGGTTCATCCGCTGAACAGGGAGTTGAGGTTGCCGAGGCCATGGGGCTTCCCGTGCGTACCGCGGTGCTGGTGGCTTTGCATATCAGCGTTCAGGTGGGAGCAACCGGCGCAGCCGCGGAACAATTCGACCTGCTACACCGCGCCAGCGCTGCGGTGAGATCCTATTTCTCGCAGCACAACATTCCATTCCTTTGCGCGAGGGAGCGCCCGGGAACCGTGCTCCTCCTCGTGATGTGCGACGCCCAGACGGATAGCTCGTCGATCGCGGCGATAGCCACGAGTGTGCTCGCCGCTCGCGGCACCGAGCAGGTGCTCGTTGCTTGGGCCGGACCTGACCGTGGCGCGCCCGGCGCCACGCGCGTGCTCAATGAAGCCGTCGAAACCGCTCAGCATGCGAGAACGCTCGAATTGCACGAGAGCCCCGTACAGCGGCAGAACCTTGGGCTCGAGGGGCTATTGCTCGCGGTGAGCGAGGGCGACAGGCTTCCGCAGTACGTGGAAGACATGCTCGGGACACTCCGTCGATATGAGGCCGAACACCGTGTTGATCTAATCACCCCGCTCCGCAATTACCTGTTTGCAGGGCGGAACAAGTCGCTCGCAGCGAAGCGATCGTTTGTCTCAAGACCCTGGATCTACGAGCAGTTGGAGCGGGTGGAATCAGTGCTCGGAGCGAGCCTCGACGACGAGGACACCTGCCTACGGCTACAAGTCGCAGTACTCGCACACGACCTACTCACGAAAGTGTCGGGGCAGACCGCGCCTGGACCGGGTACCCCGACTCGCCACCACGCAGCGCACGAACAGAACACGAGGTGA
- a CDS encoding M20 family metallopeptidase produces MIDFDRVVVDTQKLISIDSQNPGPLEAECADWVTERLRGIGLKPVRMEVEPGRDNVMVTVPGVDPLAPRLVILGHMDTVPIGEGWTYPPLGGVIDDDRIYGRGACDMKAGLALGIGLVEALVQTNTTPRSDVVLIATVDEEAPGMLGAHQLVADGIVRADDQVLAPEPTGMRLRQRQMGLRWAKLIVHGRMAHAGRAHLGIDANHVLAKIVDRLKTTFTALPFEDEILGRSRFTCGTIHGGVATNVVPGRAEAELDLRIVPPLVPEDAVDMLTRTAAQTIAEHPGARFDVELLGARRPPVGAHDDSQIIRGLRAAYAQHAGKQPVVGGADGHEAYTDASMVAALTGSESCTVMGPGATDQAHTADEFVPLADIELGSKLLWSLVQDW; encoded by the coding sequence ATGATTGACTTTGACAGGGTAGTGGTCGACACACAGAAACTGATCTCTATCGACAGCCAGAACCCGGGTCCACTCGAAGCGGAGTGCGCCGACTGGGTGACCGAGCGGCTGCGAGGGATCGGGCTCAAACCGGTTCGCATGGAGGTCGAACCCGGCCGTGACAACGTCATGGTGACCGTGCCAGGAGTAGATCCCCTCGCTCCCAGGCTGGTGATCCTCGGACACATGGACACCGTGCCCATCGGCGAGGGGTGGACGTACCCGCCGCTCGGCGGTGTGATCGATGATGACCGCATCTACGGCAGGGGTGCGTGCGACATGAAGGCTGGGCTGGCGCTCGGCATCGGCCTCGTCGAAGCTCTCGTCCAAACCAACACGACGCCGAGGAGCGACGTCGTGCTCATCGCGACCGTCGATGAAGAAGCTCCCGGCATGCTCGGAGCACATCAGTTAGTCGCTGACGGCATAGTGCGCGCGGATGACCAAGTGCTTGCGCCCGAGCCAACGGGCATGCGGCTACGACAGCGACAGATGGGCCTGCGCTGGGCGAAGCTCATCGTGCACGGTCGCATGGCCCATGCGGGTCGAGCGCATCTGGGCATCGACGCAAACCACGTACTCGCGAAGATTGTGGACCGACTCAAAACCACGTTTACCGCGCTTCCGTTCGAGGACGAGATCCTGGGCCGTTCCCGGTTCACCTGCGGAACGATTCACGGGGGCGTAGCCACCAACGTAGTCCCCGGGCGCGCTGAGGCTGAGCTCGATCTGCGGATCGTTCCCCCGCTCGTCCCGGAGGATGCCGTTGACATGCTCACACGGACCGCAGCTCAGACCATCGCTGAGCACCCCGGCGCGAGGTTCGACGTCGAGCTGTTGGGCGCGCGACGACCACCCGTCGGTGCACACGACGACTCGCAGATAATTCGAGGGCTGCGCGCGGCCTATGCGCAGCACGCGGGAAAGCAGCCGGTCGTAGGCGGCGCAGACGGGCACGAGGCGTACACCGATGCTTCCATGGTTGCGGCCCTCACCGGCAGCGAATCGTGCACCGTCATGGGCCCCGGAGCCACCGACCAGGCGCACACCGCGGACGAGTTCGTACCGCTTGCGGACATCGAGCTGGGATCGAAGCTCCTGTGGTCCCTCGTTCAGGACTGGTGA
- a CDS encoding alpha-ketoacid dehydrogenase subunit beta, which yields MTTLRQNINISQAIAESLKLEMAADDSVLVLGEDVGRQGGVFGSTRGLQRAFGSERVLDTPIAEAAFTGMAVGLALEGYRPVVEIMFADFIGVCLEQVYNAIAKNPYMSGGKVTMPIVVKTAGGAIGSAAQHSQSLWGLFAHLPGLRVVAPSNPHDSKGLMAAAVQSEDPVVFIEHKGLLLKKAAEFSFGTEVPKERYTVPLGTAAVVHPGSDITVVTLSGSVAHALEAAATLAAEGMSAEVIDLRSVVPIDWETIVASLRKTRRLLVVDEDYLGFGLSGELITGTVERLGLASLDAVARHGLDNVPIPAAISLERAVLPTVESIAAAIRRVGAL from the coding sequence ATGACCACGCTGCGTCAGAACATCAACATCTCACAGGCGATCGCGGAGAGCCTAAAGCTCGAAATGGCCGCGGACGATTCCGTACTCGTGCTCGGCGAAGACGTCGGCCGACAGGGCGGGGTCTTCGGCAGTACGCGCGGTCTGCAGCGCGCGTTTGGTTCGGAGCGCGTGCTGGATACCCCCATCGCCGAGGCCGCGTTCACTGGAATGGCGGTCGGGCTCGCACTCGAGGGATACCGCCCGGTGGTCGAGATCATGTTCGCCGACTTCATCGGTGTATGCCTCGAACAGGTCTACAACGCCATCGCGAAGAACCCGTACATGTCGGGTGGCAAGGTGACCATGCCCATCGTCGTGAAAACCGCCGGCGGCGCAATCGGGTCAGCAGCTCAGCACTCGCAGAGCCTCTGGGGGCTGTTCGCGCACCTGCCCGGACTCAGGGTCGTCGCTCCTTCAAATCCGCACGACAGCAAGGGGCTCATGGCGGCGGCAGTGCAATCGGAAGACCCCGTGGTGTTCATCGAGCACAAGGGGCTGCTCCTGAAGAAGGCAGCCGAGTTCTCTTTTGGCACAGAGGTGCCAAAAGAACGCTACACGGTTCCGCTCGGCACGGCAGCGGTGGTGCATCCGGGTAGTGACATCACCGTCGTGACGCTAAGCGGGTCAGTGGCTCACGCGCTCGAGGCCGCGGCGACACTCGCCGCTGAGGGGATGAGTGCTGAAGTGATTGACCTGCGGAGCGTTGTTCCGATTGACTGGGAGACAATCGTGGCCTCGCTTCGCAAGACGCGCAGGTTGCTCGTCGTCGATGAAGACTACCTGGGCTTTGGACTGAGCGGCGAACTCATCACAGGGACGGTTGAACGATTGGGGCTTGCATCATTGGACGCCGTCGCACGGCACGGACTCGACAACGTGCCGATCCCCGCTGCGATCTCTCTCGAGCGCGCGGTGCTGCCAACAGTTGAATCGATCGCGGCAGCCATTCGCCGGGTCGGAGCACTGTGA
- a CDS encoding PucR family transcriptional regulator → MSSPKPQRPDSSALQRALALQIDLTTVVARGGGTQRLLDSWRLETGEPVAVFTRLGQPLGRSRNFSAEFLAPVGEALKHEPPRIGETQTLAEDGLPHLELTPFAGNDIVRGFLVRNPSNDTSAQLAIPALRSLLALEYERHWLLGDATRRERSHRMTRLVELADKGGARAYLRSLGVTDSALRGLAVEAKNDTHAEVLVDDLSVLLNTSLIRQQGKLVECLTVDDPRRALSEYGLSSAVGIGTLLAPEHVGRTLRQAKLALETSRRVDSPIEYLDGAAHEFLIRIAPPTYLEDFAAAALAPIEHARGGNDLVTTLSSWLSERRSLEATALRLGVHRHTVRNRIQRIAQLTGHDLESIDVQTELWLALKAKGANDAT, encoded by the coding sequence ATGAGCTCCCCCAAACCCCAGCGGCCGGACTCTTCGGCGCTACAACGCGCGCTTGCCCTGCAAATCGACCTCACGACTGTCGTGGCCCGCGGGGGCGGGACACAAAGATTGCTTGACAGTTGGCGGCTCGAGACTGGGGAGCCTGTTGCCGTGTTCACCAGGCTCGGCCAACCTCTCGGGAGAAGCCGCAATTTCTCTGCAGAGTTCCTCGCACCTGTTGGCGAGGCTCTAAAGCATGAACCGCCACGGATAGGTGAAACGCAGACGCTCGCAGAAGATGGCTTGCCGCACCTCGAACTGACCCCGTTCGCAGGCAACGACATTGTCCGCGGCTTTCTCGTGCGCAACCCCAGCAATGACACGAGCGCGCAGCTCGCAATTCCCGCGCTCCGATCACTCCTTGCGCTTGAGTATGAGCGCCATTGGCTACTTGGCGACGCGACTAGAAGGGAGAGATCCCACCGCATGACTCGACTCGTTGAGCTCGCAGACAAAGGCGGAGCACGTGCATACCTACGCTCGCTCGGCGTGACAGACTCGGCACTCCGTGGGCTCGCAGTCGAAGCGAAAAACGATACTCACGCGGAGGTGCTCGTCGATGATTTGTCGGTACTTCTCAACACAAGTCTGATACGCCAGCAAGGCAAGCTCGTCGAATGCCTCACAGTCGATGACCCCCGCAGGGCACTATCCGAATACGGCCTGAGTAGCGCAGTCGGTATTGGTACTCTCTTAGCTCCCGAGCACGTCGGCCGCACCTTGCGGCAGGCCAAACTCGCCCTGGAGACTAGTCGCCGGGTCGACAGTCCGATCGAGTACCTGGACGGGGCAGCGCATGAGTTTCTTATTCGCATTGCTCCCCCCACCTATTTAGAGGATTTCGCTGCGGCGGCGCTCGCCCCCATCGAGCACGCTCGCGGCGGCAACGATCTAGTCACTACACTTTCTTCCTGGCTGAGCGAACGCCGCTCATTAGAAGCGACCGCTTTGCGACTCGGTGTCCACCGCCACACGGTTCGCAATCGCATACAGCGGATCGCACAGCTCACTGGTCACGACCTTGAAAGCATCGACGTGCAAACCGAGCTTTGGCTGGCGCTCAAAGCCAAAGGGGCGAACGACGCTACGTGA